The DNA sequence CGCCTGATTGTCGATAAGGGAAAAATTAGAGATAGACTTAGTGGAGTTGATGGGGAGTGGGTATTTATTGATACCAAATTTTATGAAAGAGGGAGCGACAAAGAAACAGTCAAGGGATGGGTCTTTAATTCCTCTTTAGCAAGCGATAGTTATTTAAATAATAGAAGGAATCTGGATAAAATATCGACTTTTAGAAGGTATAATTTTGAATTCAAAGGATGGGACCAGACTCGTAAATGGGAAATTCGACCAAACGGTAGCTTTAAATATCAATACTATAGTTATGAGTCAAAAAGTGAACGTGGAGTTGCGAGAGGGCATCTTTATAGGCATAAGGACTTGATCATTGCATATCTTGAACCAAAAGGAACTATTACGGAATATTTCTATTTTAAAGATGACGGATCGACACTCTGCTGTACATGGCCTGACTATAATGGTGAAATTATCTGTGTCGAACCTTTGAAGTAAAAAAATGTAATAGTTAAGATAATATCTGACACATGCCGATAATATTTAATAAGAGGTGTCAGATTATGAGAGCGAAGAAAGAGTGATCAAACCAAAACTTGGGGTTCTGAAACTGGCCCAGGAGTTAGGGAACGTATCCCAGGCATGTAAGATGTTCGGGTATTCCCGGGACAGTTATTATCGGTTCAAGGAACAGTTTGAGACTGGCGGGGAGGTGGGCCTTCAGGATCTGAACCGCCGGAAGCCCAATGTCAAGAACCGGGTAGACCCGGAGATCGAGCGCAGGGTTGTCGAGATGGCGATTGAGAACCCCGCCTATGGCCAGCAACGGGTCTCCAATGAACTCCGGAGGGAGGGACTTTTCATTTCCCCTGTGGGGGTCCGCTGCGTGTGGCAGCGCCACGATCTCGAGGTGTTCAAGAAACGGCTCAAGGCCCTGGAGGCGAAGGTGGCCCAAGAGGGCATCATCTTGACAGAGGACCAACTCAGGGCCATGGAACGGGCCAAGGATGAGAAGGCAGCCGAGGGAGAGATTGAGACTGCCCATCCGGGCTATCTGGGAGCGCAGGATACGTATTACGTGGGCACAATCAAGGGTGTGGGACGAATCTACCAGCAGACATTCATTGATACCTATGCCAAGGTAGCTCATGCAAAGCTTTATGACCGCAAGAACGCCCTGGTTGCGGCTGATATGCTCAATGATCGGGTACTGCCCTGGT is a window from the Atribacteraceae bacterium genome containing:
- a CDS encoding IS481 family transposase, which encodes MIKPKLGVLKLAQELGNVSQACKMFGYSRDSYYRFKEQFETGGEVGLQDLNRRKPNVKNRVDPEIERRVVEMAIENPAYGQQRVSNELRREGLFISPVGVRCVWQRHDLEVFKKRLKALEAKVAQEGIILTEDQLRAMERAKDEKAAEGEIETAHPGYLGAQDTYYVGTIKGVGRIYQQTFIDTYAKVAHAKLYDRKNALVAADMLNDRVLPWYEEQDVRLLRILTDRGTEYCGTRDHHEYELYLSIEEIEHTKTKTRHPQTNGICERFHRTIQDEFYAVAFRRRHYTSLEEIQVDLDEWLKKYNEQRPHSGGRYCFGKTPMETFKDSKHLADEKMLDRLTAKEESVVC